One Dictyostelium discoideum AX4 chromosome 3 chromosome, whole genome shotgun sequence genomic region harbors:
- a CDS encoding phosphopantothenatecysteine ligase, with protein MTEVEENFFKSVDLHKDFSEDLNRVKNFKERAIKNNAKVILITSGGTIVPFEKNMVRFLDNFSGGNRGATTAEYFLQKGYYVLFLSRKNSLQPFVKNLMLHETNFFTYLGINENDGGNGRNNNNNNNENEFKNDNDTILSPSLDVIKNHVCIGEDYYYEVSKEYLKWKKFCENGSLERVNFETVGEYLYLLKNISTELSILKSNLIVYAAAAVSDFYIPLDMMAQHKIQSKNQSLTITLDPVPKMIKFLVDNWCPNSYIVTFKLETDQTILNEKCLASLSNYNHQLVIGNLLSDYRNWVIFHQQQSKPIIVKRELTQFQIQQQQKLSPSSSYSLKNDNHDHHHDHHHDHHDHDHQHQQKQPIGVDHPIEYNIGEKLIELHNEFINKNSN; from the exons atgacAGAGGTTGaagaaaacttttttaaatcagTTGATTTACATAAAGATTTTTCAGAAGATTTAAATAgagttaaaaattttaaagaaagagcaattaaaaataatgcaAAGGTTATTTTAATTACA TCAGGTGGTACGATTGTACCATTTGAAAAGAATATGGTTAGATTTTTAGATAATTTTAGTGGTGGTAATCGTGGTGCAACAACAGCAGaatattttttacaaaaaggATAttatgtattatttttatcaagaAAGAATTCCCTTCAACCGTttgtaaagaatttaatgttACATGAGACCAACTTCTTTACATATTTAGgtataaatgaaaatgatggtggtaatggtagaaataataataataataataatgaaaatgaatttaaaaatgataatgatacaaTTTTATCACCGTCGTTGGATGTTATAAAGAATCATGTTTGTATTGGTGAAGATTACTATTATGAAGTTTCAAAAGAGTATTTAAAATGGAAGAAATTCTGTGAAAATGGTAGTTTGGAGAGAGTTAATTTCGAAACTGTTGgtgaatatttatatttattaaaaaacatttcAACTGagttatcaattttaaagagTAATTTAATAGTGTATGCAGCGGCTGCAGTATCAGATTTCTATATACCATTGGACATGATGGCACAACataaaattcaatcaaaGAATCAGTCATTGACAATCACATTGGATCCAGTGCCGAAAATGATTAAATTCTTAGTAGACAATTGGTGTCCAAATTCATACATTGTCACATTCAAATTAGAAACTGATCAAAccattttaaatgaaaaatgtttagcatcattatcaaattataatCATCAATTAGTAATTGGTAATCTATTATCAGATTACAGAAATTGGGTAATatttcatcaacaacaatctaaGCCAATAATTGTTAAAAGAGAACTAACACAAttccaaattcaacaacaacaaaaattatcaccatcatcttcttattctttaaaaaatgataatcatGATCATCATCATGATCATCATCATGATCATCATGACCAtgatcatcaacatcaacaaaaacaaccaaTTGGTGTTGATCATCCAATTGAATATAATATtggtgaaaaattaattgaattacataatgaatttattaataaaaatagtaattaa
- the midA gene encoding DUF185 family protein translates to MFRSITQRVIRNNCYKQSTKSITSSTSFINNSLSYTTTSNENDIKDKNEEHDHRAKGKGRELLLSFDKSGLAQFPKQVFKNRKYPITDFEKYLQDITKVRGPMSIDTFIKEVLTNPKYGYYMNKDVFGKGGDFITAPEVSQLFGEMIGIWCVATWEAMGKPKKLQIVEMGPGRGTLMKDILRSTKVFKEFYDSISVHLVEASPANKKTQKQNLLYFKDKAINFDHKTIGETPNGIKVTWVGKLEEVPTDIPTLFLAQEFFDALPIHVFRFSREKNDWCEVLVDEDITEHGEYYLRFVQSKGPTLMTTAVKHLLPEFGLDGYQVELGLAGLAISQQIANRIDKSGGAALIIDYGYDKIVKSSLQAIRDHEFVDILDKPGTADLSVWVDFQTIRKTVKLLKNKSTAIGPVDQGIFLKEMGIEHRLAQIGRKLDSNEKFEELVMGYKKLVDPKEMGTNYKVITICDKNITPIGFSTSKTYDDEDLMI, encoded by the exons atgttTAGATCAATTACTCAAAGAGTAATTAGAAATAATTGTTATAAGCAATCTACTAAAAGTAttacatcatcaacatcatttaTCAATAACTCATTATCATATACAACCACctcaaatgaaaatgatataaaagataaaaatgaaGAACATGATCATAGAGCAAAAGGAAAAGGAAGAGaacttttattatcatttgataaaaGTGGTTTAGCACAATTTCCAAAACAAGTTTTCA aaaatagaaaatatcCAATTacagattttgaaaaatatttacaagATATTACAAAAGTTCGAGGACCAATGTCAATTGATACATTTATTAAAGAAGTTTTAACAAATCCAAAATATGGTTATTATATGAATAAAGATGTTTTTGGTAAAGGTGGTGATTTTATAACAGCACCAGAGGTATCACAATTATTTGGTGAAATGATTGGTATTTGGTGTGTTGCAACCTGGGAAGCAATGGGAAAACCAAAGAAATTACAAATAGTTGAAATGGGTCCAGGTAGAGGCACACTAATGAAAGATATATTACGTAGTACAAAAGTATTCAAAGAATTTTATGATTCAATCTCAGTTCACTTGGTTGAAGCATCACCagctaataaaaaaacacaaaagcAGAATTTACTATATTTCAAAGACAAAGCAATCAATTTTGATCATAAAACCATCGGTGAGACTCCAAATGGTATAAAAGTGACATGGGTTGGAAAATTGGAGGAAGTTCCAACCGACATTCCAACATTATTTTTAGCACAAGAATTTTTCGATGCCTTACCAATTCACGTATTTAGATTCTCAAGAGAGAAGAACGACTGGTGTGAGGTGCTAGTTGATGAAGACATCACTGAGCATGGCGAGTATTATCTTAGATTCGTTCAATCAAAGGGTCCAACTTTGATGACAACTGCCGTCAAACATTTATTACCAGAGTTTGGTTTGGATGGATACCAAGTTGAGTTGGGTTTAGCAGGTTTAGCAATCTCTCAACAAATAGCTAATCGTATAGACAAGAGTGGTGGTGCAGCTTTAATCATTGATTATGGCTATGATAAAATCGTTAAATCTTCATTACAAGCTATTAGAGACCACGAGTTTGTTGACATTTTAGATAAACCTGGTACTGCTGATCTTTCAGTTTGGGTAGATTTCCAAACTATTCGTAAAACTGttaaattgttaaaaaataaatcaactgCAATTGGTCCAGTAGATCAAGGTATCTTTTTAAAGGAAATGGGTATTGAACATCGTTTAGCTCAAATCGGTAGAAAATTAGATTCAAATGAAAAGTTTGAAGAATTGGTTATGggttataaaaaattagttgaTCCAAAAGAAATGGGTACAAATTATAAAGTAATTACAATTTGTGATAAAAATATAACTCCAATTGGTTTTTCAACTTCAAAAActtatgatgatgaagatttaatgatttaa
- the psmF1 gene encoding proteasome inhibitor PI31 subunit: MENFIKERLKSLIGNDNSIGIRDKYDVAVLVIALILNKHEFKLEGGEETNDKVVPTNWNSNADSYTLDLINHLAPGKTFHFKCLRMGNLLLVNAMIKDKNDKIHTLDVDTDKLVKNTEYKDVENLLLNLKEFISIFEYSIINPLVPGLVRIPTNMQEQQPQQQQQQQQQQQQERRPPNNQRDFEDDDPLRVGDPQRGSNRYRGGFNGGGDQDPDLYPPGFPVFGHNPPFYPGQTRGPGVFPGQGGQVGRDHPGFGNIHNPYGGGNNPYGTGLPGYEQRLPRGAVPPGARFDPFGPPTGGIPPSGRGRGMPDRDDFTPPGFDNDHYM; this comes from the exons atggaaAATTTCATAAAAGAAcgtttaaaatcattaattggtaatgataattcaattgggATTAGGGATAAATATGATGTTGCAGTATTAGTAATagcattaattttaaataaacacgAATTCAAATTAGAAGGAGGAGAAGAAACAAATGATAAAGTTGTACCAACGAATTGGAATTCCAATGCAGATTCATATACattagatttaattaatcatttGGCACCTGGTAAAACTTTTCATTTCAAATGTTTAAGAATGGGTAATCTCTTATTAGTAAATGCAAtgataaaagataaaaatgataaaatccATACACTAGATGTTGA tactGATAAATTAGTTAAAAATACAGAATATAAGGatgttgaaaatttattattaaatttaaaagaatttatttcaatttttgaatATAGTATAATAAATCCATTAGTTCCTGGTTTAGTTAGAATACCAACTAATATGcaagaacaacaaccacagcaacaacaacaacaacaacaacaacaacaacaagaaagaAGACCACCAAATAATCAACGTGattttgaagatgatgatccTCTTAGAGTTGGTGATCCACAAAGGGGTAGTAATAGATATAGAGGAGGgtttaatggtggtggtgatcaAGATCCTGATCTTTATCCACCTGGATTCCCTGTATTTGGTCATAATCCACCATTTTATCCAGGCCAAACAAGAGGACCTGGAGTGTTTCCAGGACAAGGTGGTCAAGTAGGTCGTGATCATCCAGGTTTTGGCAATATTCATAATCCATATGGTGGAGGAAATAATCCATATGGTACAGGTTTACCTGGTTATGAACAACGTTTACCAAGAGGTGCTGTTCCTCCAGGTGCTAGATTCGATCCATTTGGTCCACCAACTGGTGGAATTCCACCAAGTGGTAGGGGTAGAGGAATGCCAGATAGAGATGATTTTACTCCACCAGGTTTTGATAATGACCATTATATgtaa
- the wdr3 gene encoding U3 small nucleolar ribonucleoprotein: MVKAYLKFVQDKVFGLISTSNSILDGSGKLAITGCGERISIWDLRKQVLNQSLYEEDIKAEVTNVCLSKDGALLASGYSDGSIRIWSMSDYQLQAVFNGHRGSVTTMTFNRLGNILVSGSKDTEVIVWDIITESGLFRLRGHRDQITSVKLLERSNHLITSSKDGFIKIWDTETQHCIQTIVGHRNPIWGIDVNPDETRLCSCTSDNQIRFWRIPSNERQREDGSGIEPKFIVNTPINSAVIIPDEINEDGSKKENSNNSNNNDIDDLEIISEEEFAKYYGSITVKAESVSGVRFDPTNKILAVQSTGKFVDLFKITHYDTMKLEEISIVEEMRHRQTIKTSSKVRFFSFGNDIKHWNKFVITLAGNSLEAYEIKEKEQGGGAFEVSSTLDQAGHRSDIRSLSLSSNDQMLVSTSSESVKVWNMKSLSCIRSIACDYGLCTVFAPGNLHVIVGTKTGTIEVFELASAARVASIKAHEGSVWSLVLTPDLRGVTSGGADKLVKFWDFELIASQENSKHKVLNLSLTKTLKVESDVLALKYSADNKFLAVSLLDNTVKIFYTDTVKFHLSLYGHKLPVMCLDISDDSTLIITGSADKNIKIWGLDYGDCHKSFFAHDDSIMQVSFIPSTHHFISASKDKRIKYWDADKFEHIQTIEAHHGEVWSLAMGSVGDFFISGSHDRSIRIFNQTETPIFVESDRQREMEQTWEATLEDDTRMRTKEMLEENAAAGKQTLETIMAGEDILDAIELCVQEKFKIDEYEKLLKTTKNQDEIPLYQPNIIMLGLSPSEYLWNRINRIRPSDLEEALRVLPFSVMRTLFEYFNLWVDQSGKSVEFIFKCSFFLIQTHQNQLSVSTEFIPILQHLNTSIKNRLQKERFTLGFNRSALSFVKREIEINQQYKFFDSDLYLNKNNKNNKDKDSNNNKKDNKKDNKKDNEKSLKRNRK, from the coding sequence atggtAAAAGCATATTTAAAGTTTGTTCAAGATAAAGTTTTTGGGTTAATATCAACTAGTAATTCTATATTGGATGGTAGTGGTAAATTAGCAATTACAGGATGTGGTGAACGTATAAGTATTTGGGATTTACGTAAACAAGTGttaaatcaatcattatATGAAGAAGATATAAAAGCAGAAGTTACAAATGTATGTTTAAGTAAGGATGGTGCATTATTAGCATCTGGCTATTCAGATGGGTCAATTAGAATTTGGTCAATGTCAGATTACCAATTACAAGCAGTTTTCAATGGACATAGAGGATCGGTTACAACAATGACATTCAATCGTTTAGGTAATATTTTAGTATCTGGAAGTAAAGATACAGAAGTGATAGTATGGGATATTATAACGGAATCAGGTCTATTCCGTTTACGTGGTCATCGTGATCAAATTACCtctgttaaattattagaacgttcaaatcatttaattacAAGTTCAAAAGATGGATTTATAAAGATTTGGGATACCGAAACTCAACATTGTATTCAAACAATTGTTGGACATCGTAATCCAATTTGGGGTATCGATGTGAACCCCGATGAAACTCGTTTATGTTCATGTACAAGTGATAATCAAATTCGTTTTTGGCGTATACCATCAAATGAAAGACAAAGAGAGGATGGAAGTGGTATTGAACCAAAATTCATTGTAAATACACCAATCAATAGTGCAGTTATAATTCcagatgaaattaatgaagatggtagtaaaaaagaaaatagtaacaatagtaataataatgatatagatgatttagaaattatttcAGAAGAAGAATTTGCAAAATATTATGGTTCAATAACTGTTAAAGCAGAATCTGTATCTGGTGTACGTTTTGAtccaacaaataaaattttagcaGTCCAATCAACTGGTAAATTTGTtgatctttttaaaattacacaTTATGATACAATGAAACTTGAAGAGATTTCAATAGTTGAAGAGATGAGACATCGTCAAACTATTAAAACCTCATCAAAGGTTAGATTCTTTTCATTtggtaatgatattaaacattggaataaatttgtaataacTTTAGCAGGTAATTCATTGGAAGcttatgaaattaaagaaaaggAACAAGGTGGTGGAGCATTTGAAGTTTCATCAACATTGGATCAAGCAGGTCATCGTTCTGATATTCGttcattatctttatcatcaaatgatCAAATGTTGGTTTCAACAAGTTCAGAATCAGTTAAAGTTTGGAATATGAAATCATTATCATGCATTCGTTCAATTGCATGTGATTATGGTTTGTGTACTGTATTTGCACCAGGTAATTTACATGTTATCGTTGGTACTAAAACTGGAACAATTGAAGTGTTTGAATTGGCATCGGCAGCACGTGTTGCCTCGATTAAAGCTCATGAAGGTTCAGTTTGGTCATTGGTTTTGACACCTGATCTTCGTGGTGTAACAAGTGGTGGTGCAGATAAGTTGGTTAAATTTTGggattttgaattaattgcaAGTCAAGAGAATTCAAAACATAAGGTTCTCAATCTTTCACTCACAAAAACACTTAAAGTAGAATCCGATGTTTTAGCCTTGAAATATAGTGccgataataaatttttagcAGTTTCATTATTAGATAATACCGTTAAGATTTTCTACACCGATACAGTTAAATTCCATCTTTCATTATATGGTCATAAGTTACCAGTGATGTGTTTGGATATCAGTGACGATAGTACATTGATTATTACAGGTTCAGCCgataaaaacattaaaatctGGGGTTTAGATTATGGTGATTGTCATAAATCATTCTTTGCTCATGACGATTCAATCATGCAAGTTTCATTCATACCATCAACTCATCATTTCATATCAGCAAGTAAAGATAAACGTATAAAGTATTGGGATGCCGATAAATTTGAACATATTCAAACCATTGAAGCTCATCATGGTGAAGTTTGGTCACTTGCAATGGGATCGGTTGGTGATTTCTTTATAAGTGGTAGTCATGATCGTTCAATTAGAATTTTCAATCAAACTGAAACTCCAATTTTCGTTGAATCAGATCGTCAAAGAGAAATGGAACAAACTTGGGAAGCCACATTAGAGGATGACACTCGTATGCGTACAAAAGAAATGTTGGAAGAGAATGCAGCAGCTGGTAAACAAACTCTCGAAACCATTATGGCTGGTGAAGATATTTTAGATGCAATTGAACTTTGCGTTCAAGAGAAATTCAAAATTGATGAATATGAAAAACTATTGAAAACCACTAAAAATCAAGATGAAATCCCACTCTATCAACCAAACATTATCATGTTGGGTCTCTCTCCATCTGAATACCTTTGGAATAGAATCAACAGAATTAGACCAAGTGATTTAGAAGAAGCCCTTAGAGTATTACCCTTCTCTGTAATGAGAACACTTTTCGAATATTTCAATCTATGGGTCGATCAATCTGGAAAGAGTGttgaattcattttcaaatgttctttctttttaattcaaactcatcaaaatcaattatcagTTTCAACAGAATTCATACCAATTTTACAACATTTAAAtacatcaattaaaaatcgTTTACAAAAAGAAAGATTCACATTAGGTTTTAATAGATCTGCATTATCATTTGTTAAAcgtgaaattgaaattaatcaacaatataaattttttgattctgatttatatttaaataaaaataataaaaataataaagataaagatagtaataataataagaaagaTAATAAGAAAGATAATAAgaaagataatgaaaaatcattaaaaagaaatagaaaataa